The following coding sequences are from one Lolium rigidum isolate FL_2022 chromosome 6, APGP_CSIRO_Lrig_0.1, whole genome shotgun sequence window:
- the LOC124660359 gene encoding aspartic proteinase oryzasin-1-like — protein MGTSRVALHHHLFLLSVVLLVGTPAEGLVRVTLKKLPVGENRLVTGEGAQSLLAQRHGLVFNEEPQPPPKSDIVILKNYLNAQYYGEVGIGMPRQNFTVIFDTGSSNLWVPSSECYFSTACYPHKSYRASWSSTYTKKGKRVSIHYGTGAIVGYISQDSVQVGGIVVKKQDFIEAALKPSITFMLAKLDGILGLGFKEISVGGAEPVWYNMVNQGLVGSPVFSFWFNHHAGRGKGGEIVFGGVDPNHHKGRHTYVPITKKGYWQFDMGDVLIGGNSTGLCKSGCGAIVDSGTSLLTGPTAIVTEINWKIGIPGTTSKACKTVVSKFGRRIVDLLRKEVLPRRVCDLVGCCFLVGPHGVSGGIQRVQEEVGTSNIFLLCKACEHVVHWAVKKISQNETDDSILHSINEACFLTCLTLQMCDDIPTPMEESSVDCGELKSMPDVTFSIGDKKFDLKPEQYILKIGEGDATQCITGFSAMDVPPPGGPLWILGDIFMEAYHTVFDYGNMKIGFAEAA, from the exons ATGGGAACAAGCCGCGTcgccctccaccaccacctctttcTCCTTTCCGTCGTGCTCCTCGTTGGCACGCCCGCGGAGGGCCTTGTCCGCGTCACGCTGAAGAAGCTACCGGTCGGCGAGAACCGCCTTGTCACCGGAGAGGGCGCTCAGAGCCTCCTCGCGCAGCGCCACGGCCTTGTGTTTAACGAGGAGCCGCAGCCACCGCCAAAGAGCGATATCGTAATACTGAAGAACTACCTGAACGCTCAGTACTACGGCGAGGTCGGCATCGGAATGCCGCGGCAGAACTTCACCGTCATCTTCGACACTGGCAGCTCCAACCTTTGGGTGCCCTCCTCCGAGTGCTACTTCTCG ACTGCATGCTACCCACACAAGAGCTATAGAGCCAGCTGGTCGAGCACGTACACGAAGAAAG GAAAAAGGGTATCAATTCATTACGGAACTGGTGCAATTGTGGGCTATATTAGCCAAGACAGTGTGCAAGTTGGTGGTATAGTTGTGAAAAAACAG GATTTTATTGAAGCTGCCTTGAAGCCAAGTATTACTTTCATGCTTGCAAAATTGGACGGCATTCTTGGTCTTGGGTTTAAAGAAATCTCGGTTGGCGGTGCAGAACCTGTTTG GTATAACATGGTTAACCAAGGTCTGGTTGGTAGCCCCGTCTTCTCATTCTGGTTCAACCATCATGCTGGTAGAGGGAAGGGAGGAGAAATAGTTTTTGGAGGAGTCGATCCTAATCATCACAAGGGAAGGCATACGTATGTCCCTATTACTAAGAAGGGATACTGGCAG TTTGATATGGGCGACGTCTTGATCGGAGGAAACTCCACAG GATTATGTAAATCTGGTTGTGGAGCAATAGTAGACTCGGGAACTTCATTGCTTACTGGCCCCACG GCGATAGTTACTGAAATTAATTGGAAGATTGGTATACCTGGGACAACGAGCAAAGCGTGCAAGACCGTTGTTTCTAAGTTTGGGCGGCGGATAGTGGATTTGCTGCGAAAGGAG GTATTGCCAAGAAGGGTATGTGACTTAGTCGGTTGCTGTTTCCTTGTTGGGCCTCATGGTGTAAG CGGTGGTATTCAAAGGGTACAAGAAGAAGTTGGGACATCAAatatttttcttttgtgcaaagcttgtgagcacgTTGTTCATTGGGCGGTGAAGAAAATTTCACAGAATGAAACTGACGATTCTATATTGCACAGCATTAACGAGGCATGTTTC CTAACTTGTTTAACTTTGCAGATGTGTGACGATATTCCTACCCCTATGGAAGAATCATCCGTGGACTGCGGAGAACTTAAATCCATGCCTGATGTCACCTTCTCCATCGGGGACAAAAAGTTTGATCTCAAACCTGAACAA TACATATTGAAGATTGGTGAGGGTGATGCTACCCAGTGCATCACTGGATTCTCAGCTATGGATGTTCCTCCTCCCGGTGGCCCTCTCTG GATCTTGGGGGATATATTCATGGAAGCCTACCACACCGTTTTCGACTATGGAAATATGAAGATTGGGTTCGCCGAGGCAGCATAG
- the LOC124663402 gene encoding mannan endo-1,4-beta-mannosidase 1-like, whose amino-acid sequence MKLHHGALVALLLFLCVVHGGRGAEAAGGGFVRAQGTRFVLNGNPYYANGFNAYWLMTMAADPAQRGKVTSALTQAAARGLTVARTWAFSDGGNNALQYSPGNYNENTFKGLDFVLSEARKAGVKVILSLVNNYDTFGGKKQYVDWARGQGQAIGSDDEFFTNAVVKGFYKNHIKTVLTRVNTVSGVAYKDDPTILAWELMNEPRCQSDLSGRSIQSWIAEMAAHVKSIDGNHMLEAGLEGFYGTSSSVNPAGHLVGTDFIANNQVPGIDFATVHSYPDQWLSSSDDRAQLSFLARWLDAHIADAQRTLRKPLLIAEFGKSQRDPGFTSAQRDAQFGLVYAKIYQSARTGGPAVGGLFWQLMADGMDSYGDGYEVIFAEAPPSTTAVITTQSRKLKLLGKALARGRPATVATSQFQR is encoded by the exons ATGAAGCTTCATCATGGAGCACTAGTTGCTCTGCTATTGTTCCTGTGCGTCGTCCATGGAGGCCGAGGAGCAGAGGCCGCGGGAGGCGGGTTCGTGCGGGCGCAGGGCACCCGCTTCGTGCTCAACGGAAACCCCTACTACGCCAACGGGTTCAACGCCTACTGGCTCATGACCATGGCCGCCGACCCCGCGCAGAGGGGCAAGGTCACCTCCGCGCTCACCCAGGCCGCCGCCCGGGGCCTCACCGTCGCCAGGACATGGGCCTTCAGCGACGGCGGAAACAATGCGCTGCAGTACTCGCCAGGCAACTACAACGAGAACACCTTCAAG GGGTTGGATTTCGTGCTGTCTGAGGCTAGGAAGGCTGGGGTTAAGGTGATACTGAGCCTTGTGAACAACTACGATACCTTCGGAGGGAAGAAGCAGTATGTGGACTGGGCGAGAGGGCAGGGGCAGGCCATCGGATCTGACGACGAGTTCTTCACCAACGCTGTTGTCAAGGGCTTCTACAAGAACCATATCAAG ACCGTGCTGACTCGGGTGAACACGGTGAGCGGGGTGGCGTACAAGGACGACCCGACGATCCTGGCGTGGGAGCTGATGAACGAGCCCCGCTGCCAGTCCGACCTCTCCGGGCGCTCCATCCAGTCGTGGATCGCCGAGATGGCGGCGCACGTCAAGTCCATCGACGGCAACCACATGCTGGAGGCCGGCCTGGAGGGCTTCTACGGCACCTCGTCGTCGGTGAACCCGGCCGGCCACCTGGTGGGCACCGACTTCATCGCCAACAACCAGGTCCCCGGCatcgacttcgccaccgtgcactcctaCCCGGACCAGTGGCTCTCCAGCTCCGACGACCGCGCGCAGCTCAGCTTCCTGGCCCGGTGGCTGGACGCGCACATCGCCGACGCGCAGCGCACGCTGCGGAAGCCGCTGCTCATCGCCGAGTTCGGCAAGTCGCAGAGGGACCCCGGGTTCACCAGCGCCCAGCGGGACGCGCAGTTCGGCCTCGTGTACGCCAAGATCTACCAGTCCGCGCGCACGGGCGGGCCGGCCGTCGGCGGTCTCTTCTGGCAGCTCATGGCCGACGGCATGGACTCCTACGGGGACGGCTACGAGGTCATCTTCGCCGAGGCGCCGccctccaccaccgccgtcaTCACGACGCAGAGCCGGAAGCTCaagctgcttggcaaggcgttggCGAGGGGGCGACCGGCAACGGTGGCAACTAGCCAATTCCAGAGATGA